Proteins encoded within one genomic window of Synergistaceae bacterium:
- a CDS encoding acylneuraminate cytidylyltransferase family protein, which yields MYKNKKSLAVITARGGSKRLPKKNVRLLGAMPLIAWTMTAALESRFLDRVILSSDDAEIIAVAREFGCEVPFVRPDSLAQDSSTSADVLLHAIGSLEDRYDYAVLLQPTSPFRMGDDIDAAVRLCVDSGAPSVVTVQEAREKPEWMCLLDERGRMRFPYAPSEGQPAKKYILNGAVYVVSTDWFERNRVFLTSETRAMGMSWERSVDIDTMEDWLLAEHILEKRTEKQLGTVLRHASDTHLRP from the coding sequence TTGTATAAGAATAAAAAGAGCTTGGCTGTTATTACCGCCAGGGGCGGCTCTAAGCGTCTTCCTAAAAAAAATGTTCGCCTCCTTGGTGCGATGCCGCTTATAGCGTGGACTATGACCGCTGCCTTGGAGTCGCGCTTTCTGGACAGGGTCATCCTCTCCTCGGACGATGCGGAGATTATTGCAGTTGCACGGGAGTTTGGATGCGAGGTGCCGTTCGTGCGCCCGGATTCTCTCGCACAGGATTCCAGCACCAGCGCCGACGTGCTCTTGCATGCCATTGGGTCCTTGGAGGACAGGTACGATTACGCGGTTCTGCTTCAACCGACGTCGCCTTTCAGAATGGGAGACGACATAGATGCGGCCGTAAGGCTGTGCGTGGATTCCGGGGCTCCGTCCGTTGTCACGGTACAAGAGGCCCGCGAGAAGCCGGAGTGGATGTGTCTGCTGGATGAAAGGGGGCGAATGCGTTTTCCCTACGCCCCCTCCGAAGGCCAGCCCGCGAAAAAGTATATCCTTAACGGAGCGGTTTATGTGGTCAGCACGGATTGGTTTGAGAGAAATCGCGTCTTTTTAACCTCGGAGACAAGGGCAATGGGAATGTCATGGGAAAGATCCGTCGATATCGATACCATGGAGGACTGGCTTCTGGCGGAGCATATCCTAGAAAAGAGGACTGAAAAGCAGTTGGGAACGGTCTTGAGGCATGCGTCAGACACTCATTTGCGTCCTTGA